The following is a genomic window from Babesia bovis T2Bo chromosome 4 map unlocalized Chr4_1, whole genome shotgun sequence.
GCGATATGGTATTAAAGCACCTCCTAAACTGGAACAAAGATCTTAAATTTATCATGATTGTCTTGGATATGTATCCATCGTGTGAATATCACTTAATTGGAATGTTCCGGAATATTTAcagtttacacattggttacCGTGTGGTAGTAATGGGTGGAAAACATCGCACATATTATTAATATCACCTTGTTTTTTGCTAGTTAAATATTTCAATTATTATCGCATATATTTCAGCAATAATGGAGTCGGTCAATGGGATAGTCATCGATGGCAAGAACGAAATTGATGACCTTGCTTTGGTTATGCACATTGCTAATGTAGGTAACGCAATCGATTCGTTgacaaaatatattgtttgGCAGTATTGATTCCATTTTGAATAACATACATAACATTGTTTCTTTTAACTCTATGTCCCATTATCCTGGAAGGATTCCATCTTGAGGTGTTGcttttttatatatatctgtGCAGAAAGAGAATGAACGACTGTCCGCATTAGAAGCATTGAATCGGGATAAGCCTCGTGTCTTTTACAGGTGGGTTTTCTATTTTCCAATAGATACTTCATAGAGATCTTGGCGAGGCCAGCAGCAGTTCTGATTCTGACGAGTCGGTTGTAGACCTATCTGATAATCGCAACTACTATAACATTGGGTAGGTTTGTATATAGTTTTGGCAATGTTTGTAGTAATTCCTATCGTGACGCTGGAGATGATAAGGAATATAACCCGGTGGTAGATCCTGATTTCCCTGTGGACAACATCAGGCTTGTTGATACTGTGGATCTTCCCAAAAGAGTTGAAGATCATTTTCCTATTGCTTTAGTTGGTCGATGTACATcaattttgggtcgtatCGTTGTGCTTCGGTGCACGGATCCGAATCGTGTATTAGATTTAGGCTCTATTGTTTGTTTGGGTGACAGACGTATTATAGGCACTGTGAGTGACACTTTTGGCAGTACTGTTGAGCCATTTCACATGGTAATTTGTTCGGATTCTAGCATGTTACGTCCGGACGACGAGATATACTACGACGTGAAGCACAGTACCTTGGTCTCTGACATGCACGTGGTAGAAACTGCGTCTAGTGTATGTAGTGACGGCAGCAGTGATGACGACTGTAACCCTAAGGAGCCTGACCACAACCGTAAGGCCGTTAAGCTCAAGCAATACTATAGGGACCTTGAGGTTGAATAGTTCATTTGTGACTGGACCGCGCTATTAATGTAGTTTATAAATTCTAGCATAGTAATAGTGTACCTGTAGACCCTTTGACGCTAGGGTATTGCAATATAATCATTTATTACGCACATTTTAGTGCTTCTTAGACGTTGTTTGTctagatataatatagtgTGTGGCATCTAGTGAAGATATTCCAATGAATTGGGGTATGTGCAACGGGTGTCTGTGGAGTGCCGCAGTGGGCCTTCTAATGAATCTAGCTTCAGTAGGCATCttataaaaacaatgtgGGATAATACAGCGTTGCCTCAGGGTACTTCGGCATCATCTAGGGTCCATAGTGGCTCGACGCCATTTGTTAAATCACGTCGTCAGCAATATAGTTACAATCCTAACGATGTGTACGATCCTATGTATCCCAATGATTACGAGCATCTTTCTAGAGAGTTTGCTCGTCGTGCTACAGCTCAAACAACGCGTGTTGAGTTGAAGATTAAGAAGGTAGAGGGCCCTAAGCTATCTGCGGAGGAGGCCTACGAGCGTCGCATGAAGCTTTTGGATTCTGCTGATAACACTGTGACTCAAGATGCCACCGATACATCTAAGGGCGTTGGTATGCGTATAATGCAGAAATTGGGTTGGACCGAGGGTAAGGGTCTTGGTGCCAATGAACAAGGTATAGTTGCACCATTGGTAGCTAAAAACACAGGTAAACACGTTGGTGTCATTGTACAAGGAGCAAAGCTTGGTGCTAATCCTGCGCATTCAACAAGCCAATCTACGGTACCACGTGACAGAGTCACTGCCTCCGCTGGCGGAATGGCTGCTACGCGCGTGTTGAAACTTACTTTTGAGTGCACCATTGATGACACTGATCGTTTACAGGAAGAGTTGGAGGAGTCTTTATCGCAATACGGGTCACTGATTGAAGTCGTGGTCCATCGCAGTGACACTACTATATCATATTGTGAGTTTGAGGACGACAGTCAAGCCCTGAGAGCCATGAATAATGTGGACAAGGTTTTACCACAGTATCGCAAAACCGCTACATTCGCCACTGAGGAGGAATACAACAACCTTTGAATTGATTTTTGAAAGATTCCACATATTCTTCCTTGCACCAGAGCCTATCGCAGATATAGAAGGTACCCTGGAGTCTGCCAGACCAAAGAATTAATACATCGGAATATACATCCTTGGCACCGAGAGTTatggttgtatatataatatatctaagCTATTAAATCAGATATGTAAACCCATTCAGTGTACGAATCCATTTGATTATgaacaatgtatataacacaattCTATGAACTAGAACAATACATCTCCAAACTGATGTTTGTAACCAAATTAACAACCCCTGGGCCAGAAATATGTTTAACAATATAACAGATGCCAAATAGGTATGAAAAAAATACACGGTATCAATACAGAGGTCTAATCAGTCATCGCGCGTCTAATGCATTACGCGTCCTGAATTGTGTAGCAAGGTGCAAACCTTCCTGGGTCCATATTACGGCGTTGAAAAGATAGCGTGTATAttattcaatatataatacatatcTATTATATCGGAATTTGGGCTGTTTGTAACATTTGCTCATATTATGCAGCAAGATGTATCGTATGAAGATTCCTAATGCCCTGGTTGTTGTTGCAACCTTTTTTGCCTTTTTAGGTCGTTTGGATACAGTTTCCGCTGgcggtatgttttttgttaAATTGTAACACTATGTATACAGTCGGGAGTGTTGCAAAATGCAGCGGTCAGCAAGGTGAGTCTATATTGTAGTATTTAGTTCGCTATTTTAGTCTTAAAAGTCGAATATGTTATGCCAGTGACCTTGAATGCGATGTAATAAATTTATGTGCAGTGATTTACATTGAGGATGAAGGTCCTCTGGAGATAAAATGCACGAAGGACCAAAACCTCCATTTGGTTGATGCTTACGGCATCTGTACTGAAGAGTTCGTCAAACACAACCGTGATGCTACCAAATGCGATCGTAGTTATGAGCTCGATTATGGTTTTAAAAACTACTGCCAGACTGTTTTTGAGAAGGGTGAGCCCTGCGTGTTAGGCGTTAACCTCAAAGAATCCCATCCCAGTCGATTCGTCGTTGGTGAGAATTTGTACTGCAAGGAGGGTGTTGTCTTTGTTGGTCTTTACCACTGTTGTGACAAGGTTCGTACTGACATAGCCCCTGGTGAGGAGGTTACCTTAACCGAGAAGAAGCAAGGTAACATTACGCCTCGTTGCCCTCCTGGTAAGAAGATTAATGTAATCAACTCAGGTCAGCGCGGTAATATATTGTGCAACAAGGGTTTCGTCGCTTCTACTTTGTCAACTACATCCAGCATGTGCAACGGAAAGGAGATGTGCTCCGTTCCTTACAGCATCAAGCCTAGCCTTAAATGTGGTACCCAGGGTGCATCCCACTTTATTCGCTACACTTGTGTATGAACACAAAGTCCAGCATTAACGCAGTCTTTCTATCGATGTGAAACACTcgtaaatatatattctagACCTTTTCTTTTTCCGACCATAGTTCATCCAgcatatattgtatacgATCTCCAATTCTCTGTGTATCTCCTATTGTAGCGATGATTTCTCGTGCCTGATGCATTGTAGGTAACATTATTCTGGACATACTCTTGTTAGTGAAATCTCGGTAGCTACCTTATCTCCTAGGTAGTTATGGCAGCATGCTGCGAAATGTGCAATTGTCAATAACTGCGTACCTAGATTATAGTATAACAAAGCTATCATTCGGTGGTTCGGGTCACCTCCGGTCGCAGTTAGTATGATTCTCACGGCGTcttcatatatatctgCTGCCTGTAGCTAATGAAGCGTATTGAATTTGCACTCATGTCAATCACTGAGATTCTAGTACACCAGCTCAATAACGTATAGTAAAACCAGATAAAAAAAGTCATTTGGTATACATAATACAGTA
Proteins encoded in this region:
- a CDS encoding Gar1/Naf1 RNA binding region family protein, which encodes MESVNGIVIDGKNEIDDLALVMHIANKENERLSALEALNRDKPRVFYRDLGEASSSSDSDESVVDLSDNRNYYNIGNSYRDAGDDKEYNPVVDPDFPVDNIRLVDTVDLPKRVEDHFPIALVGRCTSILGRIVVLRCTDPNRVLDLGSIVCLGDRRIIGTVSDTFGSTVEPFHMVICSDSSMLRPDDEIYYDVKHSTLVSDMHVVETASSVCSDGSSDDDCNPKEPDHNRKAVKLKQYYRDLEVE
- a CDS encoding G-patch domain family protein is translated as MWDNTALPQGTSASSRVHSGSTPFVKSRRQQYSYNPNDVYDPMYPNDYEHLSREFARRATAQTTRVELKIKKVEGPKLSAEEAYERRMKLLDSADNTVTQDATDTSKGVGMRIMQKLGWTEGKGLGANEQGIVAPLVAKNTGKHVGVIVQGAKLGANPAHSTSQSTVPRDRVTASAGGMAATRVLKLTFECTIDDTDRLQEELEESLSQYGSLIEVVVHRSDTTISYCEFEDDSQALRAMNNVDKVLPQYRKTATFATEEEYNNL